From the genome of Antennarius striatus isolate MH-2024 chromosome 19, ASM4005453v1, whole genome shotgun sequence, one region includes:
- the ora6 gene encoding gonadotropin-releasing hormone receptor produces MIGFSPHLLSIRILISVVGLVGNVFLIFSIIQTTNSKIKSFEFFLLGLASANLEEIVIVNIYDIVLLQTSSTTTSIWLCSSLKFLTMFGEISSILFTVLISVYRYQKLRNADKRANLQIYLDSIRSAKMMIGVCVMFSVLLSIPVFAISAKDSAENGTGNSTGCPPDFFQCDRYNCHLANGIYKYLFILLCNLLPLIIVTVTSCLIISVILNKRRMVTPVVSVSGSSQLVRSRKDPRLQRSSIAVLAAMGLFQVDWTLYLILQLTFSPHDLPFWAEMEYFISTSYTSISPYMYGIGNNLFSFKTLLKK; encoded by the coding sequence ATGATTGGTTTCTCTCCCCATCTCCTCAGCATAAGAATATTGATTTCTGTTGTGGGACTTGTGGGTAATGTATTTCTCATATTTTCCATCATTCAAACTACGAACTCCAAAATTAAATCGTTTGAGTTCTTTCTTTTAGGACTGGCTTCAGCAAATTTGGAGGAAATTGTTATTGTCAACATCTATGACATCGTCCTCCTCCAGACTTCCTCCACAACCACCAGCATTTGGTTGTGTAGCTCACTCAAGTTCCTAACCATGTTTGGGGAAATTAGCAGCATTCTCTTCACTGTCCTCATCAGCGTATACCGCTACCAGAAGCTGAGAAATGCCGACAAGAGGGCCAACCTCCAAATCTACCTCGACAGCATCAGGTCAGCCAAGATGATGATTGGGGTTTGTGTGATGTTCTCCGTGCTACTAAGCATCCCTGTTTTTGCCATAAGTGCTAAGGACTCTGCAGAGAATGGCACTGGTAACAGCACTGGCTGCCCTCCAGACTTCTTCCAGTGCGATAGATATAATTGTCATTTAGCTAATGGTATTTACAAGTACCTGTTCATCCTGCTGTGCAACCTGCTGCCACTGATCATTGTTACAGTCACCAGCTGCCTCATCATCTCAGTGATCCTGAACAAGAGAAGGATGGTGACACCGGTAGTGAGCGTGAGCGGGTCAAGCCAGTTAGTCAGGAGCAGAAAGGATCCAAGGCTCCAGCGAAGTTCGATAGCTGTGCTGGCTGCGATGGGATTGTTCCAGGTGGACTGGACTCTTTACCTGATCTTACAGTTGACTTTTAGCCCTCACGACTTACCTTTTTGGGCAGAGATGGAGTACTTTATCTCAACCTCTTATACATCCATCAGTCCGTACATGTATGGGATTGGGAATAACCTGTTTTCTTTCAAGACCCTGTTAAAGAAGTGA